GGCCTTGCCCAGGGCATGGGCTACATGGGCCTGCTGCCGTTCCCGGAGATACAGTATCTGGCGTATTTTCATAATGCGTGCGATCAGATTCGCGGTGAGGCCTGTTCGCTTCAGTTCTTTTCGAACGATCAGTTTCGCAATCCGATGGTTGTGCGTATTGCGTCGCTGGCCTATCAGAAGGGCTTCGGCGGCCACTTCCACAACGACAACAGCTTCACGGCCTTGCGGGATATTCCCGGGCTGGTGATTGCGTGTCCTTCGCGCGGCGACGATGCGGCCGGCATGTTACGGACCTGCGCGGCGATGGCGCGGGTTGACGGGCGGATTGTCGCATTCCTCGAACCGATCGCGCTGTACATGACGAAGGATCTGTACGCCGACGGCGACGGACAATGGCAGTTTACCTATCCGGGCCCCGCGCATGCTGTGCCGCTTGGCGAGGTGCGGGTGTACGAGCCGGACGCGCGTGATCTGCTGATCGTGACGTTCGGCAATGGCGTGCTGTTCTCGCTGCGCGCCGCGAAACGGCTGCGCGAAGAACACGATATCGCGGTGCGTGTTCTTGATATGCGATGGCTTGCGCCGATCAATCACGATGAAATTGCCCGGCATGCGGCACAGTGCGGCCGGGTCTTGATCGTGGACGAGGGGCGACGAAGCGGCGGGGTGTCGGAAGCGATTGCGATGGGAATGATGGAGCGATTGAAGCCAACGCCGCCGACTCAGCGAGTTGTCGGGGAAGACACCTACATTCCGCTCGGCCCGGCGGCCAACCTGGTTCTGCCGAGCGAAGACGATGTCTTTCGCGCGGCACTGGAGATGGCGGGCGAAAAAGAGCCGCCAACCCGTCGCCGTCCCGTGTGGGCGTGATGAGTTCGTGAATCGGTCGCGCGTCGGGCCAGGCGGAGCTGTTCGCGCGGGAAAGCCGAATTTCCATGTCTATATCCTCCGATTCTCGCGATATCCGGAAAGAGATCACGATTCTTGCGCGTGCCGATCGCGTGTGGCGGGCGCTCACCGAGGCGTCTGAACTGATGCAGTGGTACTCTTTGAGTGCCGCAGTGGTGCCGGGCGGCGGTGGGGTCGTTCGGCTGTCGTCTCCGGGTGTGCATGAATTCGAGATGCCGATTGCCGCGTGGGAACCGAATCGCCGGCTCGCGTGCACGCAGGCCGGGCCGGGCGCGTCCGCGCTCGAATTCGTCCTGGAGGAGAGCGAAGCCGAGACACGGCTTCGGCTCACTCACTCAGGCTTTTCGGCGCCGGAATCGGCCGACTTTTATCTCGAGCGCGCGGTGAGGGACTGGGAGTTCTATTTACAGGCATTGAAGCTGTATCTCGAACGACACGACGGTACGCCGAGGCGTTGCGTAGTCTGTCAGGCCGAGGCTTCGAACGCGGTGCCCGCCGGAATGTGGTCGCGGCTCTGGAGCGAGGCCGGGATGCTGCGGGTGACTCATCCCGAGCCAACGGCCGAGGGCCGACGATATGCCATAACGACGGCACAGGGCGATCGGCTGGAGGGCGTGGTGCATACCTGGTCGCCGCCGATGGATTTCTCCGCCACGGTAACGAATCTGAATGATTCATGGCTGCGTGTTCATCTCGTGGATCTGCGTTCGCAGGGCCGGTGCATTGTGAATCTCTGGCTATCGACCTATGGTGTGGAGGCCCGGAGGGTATTGGAACTTCAGTCGCGATTTGATCGGATGTTTGCCGAGCTGTTTGGCGAAGCCGGCTAGGCGGCGGCTATTCCGGGCTCGCCGGGTCCGGTGCGAGGGCTTCGAGAAGCTCCTGGTGAAGTGTATTGTTCGCGCTGGTCAGAAGGCTTCCGCTGTAAACGATGTTTTTGCGTTCGCCGGCCAGGCTCGTGGCCGTGCCGCCCGCCTCTTCGATGCACGGAACCAGGGCCGCAATATCCCACGGTTGCATGATGGTATCGATGGCCGCATGGATTCGACCTCGGCAGACGAGGGCGTGCTGGAGGCAGTCGCCGCAGAATCGAAGTTTCCGCGCTCGACGGAGAACGCGGCTCAGACCGTAGCGAGGAGAGTCGATCTCGGGTCCGATGTCAGTGGCGTGAACGCCCGATGCGGACACGAGCGCGGCGCCTAGGCTGTCGCACGCGGCGACCCGCACGCGGTCAGCCTCTGCGCGGCCGGCGCGAAACCAGCAGCCGTCGCCTTTTGCGGCGAAGACGGATTCATCAAGCGCCGGCATATGTATGACGCCGACGACGGGTTCGTCATTGATGACGAGCGCGATGAGCGTTCCGAATGCATGAATGCCCCATGTGAAGGAGGTCGTGCCGTCGATGGGGTCAATGATCCAGAGCGGTCGTCCATCGGATCGGGGCGCGGCCTCGGCGGCTTCTCGACCGAACTCTTCTCCGAGTATGTCATGGTCTGGGTGGTGCTTTGTGATGGCGGC
This portion of the Phycisphaerae bacterium genome encodes:
- a CDS encoding SRPBCC domain-containing protein; amino-acid sequence: MSISSDSRDIRKEITILARADRVWRALTEASELMQWYSLSAAVVPGGGGVVRLSSPGVHEFEMPIAAWEPNRRLACTQAGPGASALEFVLEESEAETRLRLTHSGFSAPESADFYLERAVRDWEFYLQALKLYLERHDGTPRRCVVCQAEASNAVPAGMWSRLWSEAGMLRVTHPEPTAEGRRYAITTAQGDRLEGVVHTWSPPMDFSATVTNLNDSWLRVHLVDLRSQGRCIVNLWLSTYGVEARRVLELQSRFDRMFAELFGEAG
- a CDS encoding inositol phosphatase, which gives rise to MHTQPLGPYLDFALATARDAGALIMSHFRRCDADYKPDGSEVTVADREAELLIRAAITKHHPDHDILGEEFGREAAEAAPRSDGRPLWIIDPIDGTTSFTWGIHAFGTLIALVINDEPVVGVIHMPALDESVFAAKGDGCWFRAGRAEADRVRVAACDSLGAALVSASGVHATDIGPEIDSPRYGLSRVLRRARKLRFCGDCLQHALVCRGRIHAAIDTIMQPWDIAALVPCIEEAGGTATSLAGERKNIVYSGSLLTSANNTLHQELLEALAPDPASPE